One window of the Verrucomicrobiota bacterium genome contains the following:
- a CDS encoding NADH-quinone oxidoreductase subunit L, which produces MTILHSLEILFAENSSVPVLLTPFPLLLPLLIQRRLANSHSGTMGRVVSLLSLTSLLLAVIACAALVVTGGPIHHEFMSWGAMGLTVYFDAVSAIMLLLVSFLAVSVIFFSKNYLGGNPDQGRFFKWLSVTAGCVLLLVVSGNLALFVLSWMGVSMALHKLLTFYPDRPAALMAARKKFLFSRLGDIALLAALWCAWCAFGTLDYAALFDGASREEAPLQTIALLLVVAAVLKSAQFPFHGWLPDTMETPTPVSALMHAGIINAGGFLIIRFSPLMAQAPKALELLAAVGGFTALFGSLVMITQTSVKRTLAFSTVAQMGFMMLQCGLGAFALALLHITAHSLYKAHAFLSSGSVIAASRSAGSPPARSYRGLLGALAAFAVAGGLVALLSFLSGSAPWEDSGRFGLGLILFVALAQLLWHWWSTSSGVIGFLSGLAVAAGVGLLSVALHEGTRHLLGDSVAPAPAFTMAWPIALLTALSFLLLALRAFLPPTWASTGAGRTLFVHAYNGFYVNTAANRLIASIWPPRARKS; this is translated from the coding sequence ATGACCATCCTTCATTCCTTGGAAATCCTCTTTGCGGAGAACTCCTCCGTACCCGTGTTGCTAACGCCTTTCCCCCTGCTGCTGCCGCTCCTCATTCAACGGAGGCTGGCGAACAGCCACAGCGGGACGATGGGAAGGGTGGTTTCCCTCCTCAGCCTCACCTCCCTGCTCCTGGCAGTGATTGCCTGTGCTGCACTGGTTGTAACGGGAGGGCCGATTCATCATGAGTTCATGTCGTGGGGGGCTATGGGACTGACTGTCTACTTCGATGCCGTCTCAGCAATCATGCTTCTCCTCGTCAGCTTCCTTGCAGTCTCCGTGATTTTCTTTTCAAAGAATTATCTGGGAGGCAATCCCGATCAGGGTCGGTTCTTCAAGTGGCTCTCAGTGACCGCCGGATGTGTGCTGCTGCTCGTGGTCTCCGGAAACCTTGCCCTCTTCGTCCTCTCCTGGATGGGGGTCAGCATGGCCCTGCACAAGCTGCTCACCTTCTATCCCGACAGGCCAGCTGCCCTGATGGCTGCTCGGAAGAAATTCCTCTTCAGCAGGCTCGGTGACATCGCCCTCCTTGCCGCGCTCTGGTGCGCCTGGTGCGCCTTCGGGACCCTTGACTACGCCGCCCTCTTTGACGGTGCTTCCCGGGAGGAGGCTCCGCTCCAGACGATCGCCCTCCTCCTGGTGGTGGCTGCGGTCCTGAAGTCGGCCCAGTTCCCCTTCCACGGATGGCTGCCCGACACGATGGAGACCCCCACGCCGGTTTCCGCCCTCATGCACGCGGGCATCATCAACGCGGGCGGCTTCCTCATCATCCGGTTCAGCCCGCTCATGGCCCAGGCCCCCAAGGCGCTGGAACTCCTCGCGGCGGTCGGCGGGTTCACCGCCCTCTTCGGATCACTCGTCATGATCACCCAGACCAGCGTGAAGAGGACGCTCGCCTTCTCCACGGTCGCCCAGATGGGATTCATGATGCTGCAGTGCGGCCTCGGGGCCTTCGCCCTGGCCCTGCTTCACATCACGGCCCACTCGCTCTACAAGGCCCACGCCTTCCTCTCCTCGGGAAGCGTGATCGCCGCATCGCGGTCGGCCGGTTCTCCGCCCGCGCGGAGCTATCGGGGCCTTCTCGGGGCGCTTGCGGCCTTCGCGGTGGCGGGTGGTCTGGTCGCCCTCCTCTCCTTCCTCTCCGGAAGTGCCCCCTGGGAGGACTCCGGCCGCTTCGGCCTCGGTCTGATCCTGTTCGTGGCCCTCGCCCAACTCCTCTGGCACTGGTGGTCGACCTCCTCGGGCGTCATCGGATTCCTCTCGGGACTCGCCGTCGCCGCCGGCGTCGGCCTCCTCTCGGTCGCCCTCCACGAGGGGACGCGGCATCTGCTCGGCGACTCCGTCGCCCCGGCCCCGGCCTTCACGATGGCCTGGCCGATCGCTCTCCTCACGGCCCTCTCCTTTCTGCTGCTGGCTCTCCGGGCCTTCCTTCCCCCGACATGGGCATCGACGGGGGCGGGCCGCACCCTCTTCGTCCACGCCTACAACGGATTCTATGTCAACACCGCCGCCAACCGCCTGATCGCCTCGATCTGGCCGCCCCGAGCCCGGAAATCCTGA